The genomic interval CGTTATCCCTTCTGAAGAAGTCTGTGCGAGTACCTACTGAACCGACATCGTACTTTCGTTGTGCAGATGTATGGGTAAGTAAGTAGTCGTATttgtagtacttgtatacagCTCGTCTCCGACTGCTACACACAATACAATTGTAGAAGAAATGACTGCTTGCGTAGTTTTCTTCTGCGATTAGTCGTGTCATTGtcattgtacaagtagaagcGCCCCGTACAAACTACACCGGATTGTCCACTCTTGCTACAGGTATACCGAAGATCTCCGCACACTATCTTGTGCACCATTTTGAAGACTCTTGTACTTACAATTCGCTCCATTCATACAGCTGTTGTACTAATCTAATCAGCTATGGCAAACGTTGAGAGCTCTTAAAACTTCTTACCCCACATGATCATCTGGAGCTGGTCGTAGATGGACAGCACACCGGCACCAGCAACACCTCGCAGAATGTTGGCTCCACATCCCTTGAACAGAGCTCCGACACCCTCAGCAGCCACAATCTTGGTGAAGGCATCAATGGAAGACTTGTACTTGACCTTCTGTCCAGAAGTCATCATCATTCGTCGTCGCACAGTATCCAGAGGGTAGGAGGCGGTAGAGGCACCGGTGGTGACAACCCAACCAAGAAGGAAGGAGGCCAGGAAGTTACCCTCGAGAGGtccgacaagaacaatgGGCTTAAGGGTATCGTAAAGACCAAAGTACAGACCTCGATAAACAACAATACCGATAACAGAGGGGACAAAACCTCGGTACAGACCCTGGACACCGTCAGACTTGATGGTCTGGACATACACGTCAATCAGACCCTTGAACTGCCGCTGGCCCTCAACGGGCTTACCATCGGGGCCCTTGGTGACAGACTTGGCGTCGTTGGCAAGTCGAGTTCGGGCGAAATCGAGAGAGTAGACAAAGAACAGAGATGTGGCACCAGCCATACCACCAGAGGCGATGTTACCGTACAGAGTAAGCCAGAAGCCATCCTTCTTTCTGTTGTAGCCAAACATAgccttgaacttgtctCGGAAGGCGAAGTTAAGAGCCTGAGTGGGGAAGTATCGGATAACGTTGGCGGTGTTACCTCGCCAGAAAGAAGCCAGACCCTCCTCTCCCCAAGTTCGTCGGAAACAGTCAATGATACCCTTGTAAGGTCGAGACAGACGACCCTGCTtgatcatctcctcctggttttggagcagcagcttgactCGCTCGATGGGAGCGGCGGCGGTCTTAGACACGGCGGCAGACACACCTCCCATGAGGAAATCAATCCAGAAATGTTGAGTCTGGGTTAGTACTTCACGTCGGATGATAACTCTTGGCATCAACCAGTAAGCGGCAGATTATGGGGATCATCTCAACTAGAGAGGCATTGACTTCATAAGTAGCTCCAATTGTGCTCAACAGCCCACCCTCGGAACTCTTCACCTTCAATTAGTAGCGAGAACCCTGCATAATCTGCTGCATGATAATGCAGCTCTGGGTCCATTGAGTCTTGTctgttgtacttgtactcacaTCGGAACTTCCACCCATTGCGATAGTTTTTGTATAAGTGGCGAGAAAAAAGAGTCGACAAATACGTGGACACAAAAGGCGCCTTTTTTTCAGCAACTATCCAACTTATATAGTCCTGTCTTTGGCAGTTAGCAAACACCAAAGTAGTCTAAGCTAAACCTTGCAGAGGGGGGTCCGGTGGAAAGAAAGAGGGTCAATCCGGAGTTTTGGATGGCCATTAATAACAAATATAGCCGGGAAACAACATCTACGGTCGCAGAGACGTCAATTGAATGCCCCGGCTTACTCAAACATATCCCTCATCACCCCAATCAACCACCGTCCATGTATGATTGCTAACCTGGGCTGCACTCTATGCATAATCTCACAGGCAGGATGCGGCATTATTTGCACGCTATTGGAGAAGAGCCATGTGGGTAGTCGGTGAATTATTCCCGTTAGACGCTTGGAGCACGTCATTGATCGTATTCCACCATCTCCTGTGCATGACGTGTGTACTCCGCTTAAGACcagttcttcttgtcggagCTACTAAACCTCTCATAAATGGACCGTGGGAAATACCTCGATAATACACGTGCAATTGCTCTTGAAGACTAACGTGGCTTAAAAAAACACCTTATTGGTTGCccagagagagagctggAAGGGTGGATATTTCTGAGCACTCTATACGGAAGTTTAGGTTTAGGGTTGAAACCGCACCTTGGAAGGAACAGGTTGTCGACGGAGAAATGGCGGGCTGGACGGATGGAGACAAGAGTTAGCGTTTGGCAAGTGCAATAGAGTTGGGTGTGAAATATGACTGgagtcttttttttttttttggtttcAGCATAATATATATCAAGTGTGTATACTTTAATACTGACAAGTAATGAAACACGTTTCGACCTCCCCCAAACCACCTATAGACATGTATGGATATCTATATGTATATGTACCATCTCCCGCTCTATCCCCTACCCTAACCCGTCAGGGGATTTAAGGGTTGAGTGCAGGAGTGCAGGTTAGGGGATGACCCCTCCAGGCAGGGGACAGATGGCAAAGTCAGGTTTTTCCGTGATTACGCGGGGTGGCGCACAAGGCGCAGATGTTGATGGGAGGGGACAGAAGATGGTATAGTGGAGATGTTGAGAGGTGGGGAGGGGTTACTGGGTATGAGGGAAAGTAGGGTTAGGGCGAATTATCCCCCTTTTCACGCTACTGTGCCGGAATTCGGCCTTAGAAGCTCTAGTTCTCTCTATTCTTCATTTAGGTCTAAGCCCTGTCCAATAGTTTGCACGTGTATGATAATCTGCGGGTCTAGAATTATGTTAAGCTTCCTCCAGAGGTGTATTTATCTCCGTCTTTTGAGACCACGGTGTCTGAGTGAGCGTGTACCAGTAGGGTAACTCTTTTGAGGGGCTTTCGAATTATGTTGAGAGTCACAGATAAACGTCTTGTCGCGCCCCCACTCTTTTGTATGGTTCCAAACAAATTGTTTATGGTATTCGGCGTTGGTATCATGCACGTTAACCTAGTTTTATCTGATGTAATGAGAGATATATAGCTTGCGGAATAGTGTTCCGATTGAGTTGGGAGTAGATTCAGTGGAAAGCTCTCCTTTTTAGCTTTCGATTGATATgcttcacgtgaccatatCTCCCCCGCACCATGCGCCAAATCACCCCTAGCTGCACCTAACCCTAGCCATGCAGATGTAACAGTGAAAAAATCCGAAGGCCACCATTCTGCCTTGTACAACACCATGACCAACGAAGAAACGCCGTTGATTGACAAGCGGGAGGCCTCTTTGTCGCGGGAGAACAGCTCATCCCGGGGCAGAGGGTACCGCAGCTCTTCTGCTGGCAAGCACTATCCTCGAGGACGAGACGAGACCActgaagaggagagagGCTCAGGGAGACGATCGTCCGAGACAATTGATCCTCGATACAACAGCACCCGACGACCTTCCAGTGCCAGTGTTCTTGGAATTGAGCGAGGGGGTCCCCGGGAGCATCTAAGCATCCATGTTGatgaggagagagaggggCGAGACTTTGGATCTTCTCCTACTTCCCCTTGCCTTTCTCGAGCTCAGTCTCCTATCAGACGACGGACTCTGTACTCGCCCATTCCTCTCGCTCCTGGAGCCTTTGGACAGGCACTGCATACTCTCAACTCCATGTCTTCTCTGCCTACCCGAGAAGAGCGTCTTTCGCAGCTCAATCAGCTCACGGAACTGCGTCCTTTCCGGCTGATTGGCTACTCTCGTCCTCTCACCAACTGGGAGGTGTACCGTAGCGACAGCGAGATGCGGAAGGGCAAGTCTGCCGGAGTACGGCGGTTCTACGATAACCAAGACGAGCTCATTGACCGGTTTGAAGCCGTGGACAAGATTCTGGACTCTGGAATCCACCACACGCTTCTTAGAACCTACGGAACCGATCTGGTGGATGTAGACGAGAACTCCACGCCGGAATTCAGACAGGGAGTGCCTGCTAACATCCATGAAGATCTTGAATGGGGCACTTCTCGAGTTGAGTCTCAGACGGACATTATGATCGCCATCTACGTCAATTTCTTCATCAACACAGTTCTCCTGGCTGGTAAACTGTGCGTTGCATTCCTGACAAACTCGCTGTCCGTTGTTGCTTCCGTCGTAGACTCCGTTCTGGACTTTATGTCGACCCTCATCATCTGGCTCAGTACCAGACTTGTCGACAGAAAGGACTGGGAGAGTCAACAGAGCTATCCCGTTGGTCGATCGCGTCTGGAACCCATCGGTGTTCTGGTCTTCAGTATTCTCATTGTTCTGTCGTTTTTGCAGGTCGGAAAAGCGTCAGTAGAACGACTCATCTCAGGAGATCACTCCACCGTCGATGTGGGTATCCCTGCTTTGGCCGTCATGTCCCTAACCATCATCGTCAAGCTGTTTTGCTGGGTCTGGTGCCGAAGAtcgccttcttctgctgtcCAGGCTCTCGCCCAGGACGCCATGACCGATATCGTGTTCAACACTTTTTCGATCGTGTTCCCCCTGGCCGGCCAGCACCTGGACATTTGGTGGCTGGATCCCATTGGAGCCATCTTCCTGTGTCTCTACATTATCTATTCCTGGGGAGCTACAGGTCTAGAACACATTGACAACCTATCTGGCGCGGCAGCTGACCCGGCAGACCGCCAGATGGTGTTGTACATGTGCATGCGTTTCGCAGACTCCATCCGAGAAGTTTCTGCGCTCAACGTGTACCACGCCGGAGACCGTCACGTGGTCGAGGTCGACATTGTCCTCGACTGCACCTCTCTTAGAGACGGTCACGACATTGGCGAGGCTCTTCAGTACGCCATCGAGACGCTTCCTTTCGTGGAGCGAGCCTTTGTGCATCTCGACTACCGAAGAGACAACTACGCCGGACATATCCCGAGGTAAGGGGCCATTTCGTTTTAAAAAACTTAGCCAGTGGTCCAGTGACAATGTGCGCGAAAGCACACGTCCGTGACATAAGTCGGTACCGGATCTTCCAGCCGCAACACTCTACCTCCAGTCCAAACGGGCTATATAATATGTATCAATTTTTTCCACTCAGTAAACGATCACCGAACTGTACTGATATGGTGTGTGCATAATAGTTGGTGCGTCAAACAACATGAAAATGTTAAGTAAACATTGGTGTACATTACTTGGAAACATCAGTAATCACTAGCGCTGTAAACCCTCGCTTAAGTAAATTCATATTGTGCTTTGGCATTGTCGTTATCATACAACAAATAAAACAGCCATGAGCAGATCAGTCAACAGTTCAGTTAATGCTGCCAAAGCAAGTAACTCCCTCCAAACATCATCGACAGCATTGACACAGATGAGTATAGACACATCCCAAACATATACGACACACTCTGGATAACTAATAATATATAATGTACACTCTGTTGTACACTTTGAATGTCGCTAAGAACATAACATCGCTTTATACAGAGGACATGTATCCCTTCAGTGACACCCATACCATATAATTTTATGGCCAGGCTTCCTAAATGGCAGGAATTCGATCTGGGAGGTTCGAGTGGACTGAGTCCAATCTGGCAACGTTGCGCAAACGAAAAAACGCGCACCGTCGTGGCATAATACCTCCGTGAGTTTTTGATCGAAGAATCAAAACTGGATGCGACATGCACCAGACTATATACTCGTGAGAGATCGGTAGGGTAACTCCCACTATGCATCAGGACCAGACCCTATTATACGCCGTCCACGATATGACATGTGTACTTACAAGATGTGATATGGGACAAGTGAATTTGTCAATTAGTTGGTCGTTTTTAAATATGAATATATTAACTGGTTTCATCAGATAATATTATGCTACTGTCGAAATTTCAACATCATTGCGTGATTATGAGTCACTCAAAAATGATCCATCCATTGTACCATCGATAGATCTAACTTCAAGAATATGCAGCTCTTTTATGTGTGCCTGAACCAGCCTTTTTGCGAACATTACTGCTTCAATATTGTCTGTTTACTTTCCGTTGACTCTGGAAGCATTTTCGACATCATATTATTATTCTTTGCGACGAGGTCATCAGTTTGATTCCACTCTCCTGTATatgattatgtaatcaaTTACCCTGTCAACTCTATTTTTACCCGCCACCATCATCGACTATGCTTATTAAGCTTTCCGAACCATACCAACCAACATGAAGGGGCTTCGATTTGGGCAGCTCAGATCGTTTCACACGGCGCTTCGAGCGCTCGAGGCCAACAAAAAGTCGGAGGGCTCGCGACTCTTGCCCGTCAAGATGCTCTCACACCCTCTGGGAGTGTTTCAGAAGCCCGAATCAGGCGATCCCCATTACTTTGTGGATGAAAGAACCTGGAAGGAGTGGGGCCGAGACGTCcgagacaaggagaagcatatgaagaagcgaaaggagctgatggaggagtttggagaGTCGCGATTCCGGGACATGAAGGAATTGAGACAGCACAATGGTAAACAGTGGttgtctccagcagcattTTTCCGGGCTGAAAAGTCTCGATACATGCCAAACTTTCTGGGACGAACTCTGGCCAGCCCCCAGATTGTTTCAACTACAGATACCCTGGAGGGCAACGTGTCGATTGTGCGGATGTTCACTTCTGTGTTTGGAGAGGAGCATGCTCGATCTTATGTTACCAACGCTGACCGGTATCTCGACAAGTTTGATCTGGTTCAGAACCGAGACTTCCAGATTGTCAACTTCAACATTCCCGAGAACAAAATCAAGTCATGGATGCTGAGCTGGTACGTGGGAtccatggccaagaagtGTCCTCCTGATGAGCGAAAGCGATACTTCATCATTGAGCATCTCGGCAAGCTGATGCGGGGTATCAAGAATGCCATTGGCCATACTAACGTCTACACTGGCTACGTCTATGTTGTGGATCAGAAGTGTCGAATTCGATGGGCTGCTTCTGGTCTGGCTACCGAGACTGATCGAGAGACTCTGTGGAAGACTGTGCGAGCTCTTTCAAAGAATGGGCCCGACGGCTTGAAGCCGAAGGTTGAAgaggacgatgacgatATCGAGTAATGTATATAGGTTTCACTGGTCGTCCAGTCCATGAATGAAGATGAATTCAGCAAGCCCACATGCTTGTGGGCCGTTTCCTTTACTTTAGGGGAATGCGTTAAATCTACGTAGTACCAATGACAAGTTTCGTACTCTAGAGAGGTTGGCTGGGCTATCCGATGACTCAATCTGCATttacgtacagtactgtagatgaTTACAGGTTAATTTCAAGTGGGCTTGTACGAGTGCAGTACAAATTTACTCAAGCTCGTGGTTGTCTATACTTCAACTATTGCACACTCACTGAGCTCCTATCACTTGCAATAATTGGAGTGCACGTTCATGGTTTCAAACGTACTGTAGATCGGAATTACCAAACCACACTCCCTCGTGAATTCACTAGCCACTGTTAGCTCCTTAAAACTCtgggtacagtatgtactgtaacatGAACTTCACCAGATATTGTACCGCATGTACCCACGGCGGTCCATAGCCACCGCATACCCCTGAACCCTGTCACGCGTGCAATCTCAAGTGACCGTTTGGCAAAGTCAATTAACTCCTAAAATGCTggaactacaagtaaatTGCCGACTGTCTGAGGTTGCCGCTGCTCCAGAGCTCTCACTGTCTTGCCCCAAAGCTAAGCTAGTCCGGAAAGCGGGGCCTGTCGGAGCTACTCCTTCCGTTTTAGTGTCGGAGTTGCCAAGAGGGTAGGCAGCATTATTTAGCGACTTGTAGCCAGCAGAGTACATACACTTGTTTTTGCAGCGTcaacgacacaaaaacccTCATCACTAAAAACGCCGGTTTCTGGAGCTCTGCGACACAAACCGCATATCTCCAGAAATACACCGACAGTTGCAGCAAAGCCAAACTCCGACGACTAACTCCGACCAACCCACCGCCAGTCATGAGACATTTATTAAAGTTTGCATATACATTATCTAATCACTCATCGCCACCAGAGTCACCCGGTACAAAACCAGTGACGCGGACTGCAACTCTCCCCCAACCCCTGCAAATGACATCGTACCTGCGAGGCACGCGA from Yarrowia lipolytica chromosome 1F, complete sequence carries:
- a CDS encoding ADP/ATP carrier protein (Compare to YALI0F19712g, uniprot|Q9P8M1 Yarrowia lipolytica ADP/ATP carrier protein), producing the protein MPRVIIRREVLTQTQHFWIDFLMGGVSAAVSKTAAAPIERVKLLLQNQEEMIKQGRLSRPYKGIIDCFRRTWGEEGLASFWRGNTANVIRYFPTQALNFAFRDKFKAMFGYNRKKDGFWLTLYGNIASGGMAGATSLFFVYSLDFARTRLANDAKSVTKGPDGKPVEGQRQFKGLIDVYVQTIKSDGVQGLYRGFVPSVIGIVVYRGLYFGLYDTLKPIVLVGPLEGNFLASFLLGWVVTTGASTASYPLDTVRRRMMMTSGQKVKYKSSIDAFTKIVAAEGVGALFKGCGANILRGVAGAGVLSIYDQLQMIMWGKKF
- a CDS encoding uncharacterized protein (Compare to YALI0F19734g, weakly similar to CA3550|IPF13228 Candida albicans IPF13228 unknown function and uniprot|Q872L9 Neurospora crassa CAD70562 Hypothetical protein B19A17.340) codes for the protein MTNEETPLIDKREASLSRENSSSRGRGYRSSSAGKHYPRGRDETTEEERGSGRRSSETIDPRYNSTRRPSSASVLGIERGGPREHLSIHVDEEREGRDFGSSPTSPCLSRAQSPIRRRTLYSPIPLAPGAFGQALHTLNSMSSLPTREERLSQLNQLTELRPFRLIGYSRPLTNWEVYRSDSEMRKGKSAGVRRFYDNQDELIDRFEAVDKILDSGIHHTLLRTYGTDLVDVDENSTPEFRQGVPANIHEDLEWGTSRVESQTDIMIAIYVNFFINTVLLAGKLCVAFLTNSLSVVASVVDSVLDFMSTLIIWLSTRLVDRKDWESQQSYPVGRSRLEPIGVLVFSILIVLSFLQVGKASVERLISGDHSTVDVGIPALAVMSLTIIVKLFCWVWCRRSPSSAVQALAQDAMTDIVFNTFSIVFPLAGQHLDIWWLDPIGAIFLCLYIIYSWGATGLEHIDNLSGAAADPADRQMVLYMCMRFADSIREVSALNVYHAGDRHVVEVDIVLDCTSLRDGHDIGEALQYAIETLPFVERAFVHLDYRRDNYAGHIPR
- a CDS encoding uncharacterized protein (Compare to YALI0F19756g, similar to Saccharomyces cerevisiae ATP10 (YLR393W); ancestral locus Anc_4.253, weakly similar to uniprot|P18496 Saccharomyces cerevisiae YLR393w ATP10 F1F0 ATPase complex assembly protein), which produces MKGLRFGQLRSFHTALRALEANKKSEGSRLLPVKMLSHPLGVFQKPESGDPHYFVDERTWKEWGRDVRDKEKHMKKRKELMEEFGESRFRDMKELRQHNGKQWLSPAAFFRAEKSRYMPNFLGRTLASPQIVSTTDTLEGNVSIVRMFTSVFGEEHARSYVTNADRYLDKFDLVQNRDFQIVNFNIPENKIKSWMLSWYVGSMAKKCPPDERKRYFIIEHLGKLMRGIKNAIGHTNVYTGYVYVVDQKCRIRWAASGLATETDRETLWKTVRALSKNGPDGLKPKVEEDDDDIE